In the Thermostichus vulcanus str. 'Rupite' genome, one interval contains:
- a CDS encoding M14 family metallopeptidase, protein MSVAPFDFSHFFTHAEILDFLQQMAAAYPDLMQWEVIGHSYEGRDIPLATLTQQNTGPALEKPAYWLDANTHAGEVTGSAVALYDIYYLLTHYGQEERVTRLLDGYTVYVLPRIAVDGSEKYLTTPYRLRSGTRPYPQPDPQPGLYPEDVNGDGKILQMRKVDPCGAWKVSSLDPRILVRRDPEEFGGTYYHLMTEGLIRDFDGYDLPLAPTLEGLDFNRNYPHEWAPENEQVGAGDFPYSEPETRAIGEFLRTHRNINGFVTYHTSSAVHIRAYATHPDEHYPPEDLDIHKLIGEKATEITGYPTISGYHHFRYHPKKVSHGNFNSYAYDAFGWYGFTTELWDLPTEAGVEKKDFIQWFRWHPEADDLKMLKWNDQVLGGRGFIDWQPFEHPQLGPVEIGGWDYKAVWQNVPPELLPELCEKHCRFAIAHALMSPRLALARSEVHPLGKTADGSQCLFRVVVQYENQGFLPTYTSQKALERKAVRPIQVSLDLPEGSRLIMGSQQQEIGHLEGRSNKAYGEIMSSSAGIDYRRKVEWVIQAPEGSSLEIVAQAERAGTVRTQLLLES, encoded by the coding sequence ATGTCTGTTGCCCCTTTCGACTTCAGCCACTTTTTCACCCATGCTGAGATTCTTGACTTTCTGCAGCAGATGGCGGCGGCCTATCCCGATTTGATGCAATGGGAGGTGATCGGGCATAGCTATGAAGGCCGAGACATTCCCTTAGCCACCCTGACCCAGCAGAATACAGGGCCAGCTTTGGAAAAACCCGCCTACTGGCTAGATGCCAACACCCATGCCGGAGAAGTGACGGGATCCGCTGTTGCCCTCTACGACATCTACTATTTGCTCACCCACTACGGCCAAGAAGAACGGGTTACCCGCCTATTGGATGGCTACACCGTCTATGTGCTGCCTCGTATCGCCGTCGATGGCTCGGAAAAATATTTAACCACCCCCTACCGGTTGCGTTCGGGCACCCGCCCCTACCCGCAGCCGGATCCACAACCTGGCCTTTACCCAGAAGATGTGAATGGGGATGGCAAGATTTTGCAAATGCGCAAAGTGGATCCCTGCGGAGCCTGGAAGGTTTCGTCGTTGGATCCCAGGATTTTGGTACGGCGGGATCCCGAGGAATTTGGTGGTACCTACTACCACTTGATGACCGAGGGCCTGATCCGCGATTTTGACGGCTACGATCTGCCCTTAGCGCCAACATTAGAGGGGTTGGATTTTAACCGCAACTACCCCCATGAATGGGCCCCGGAAAATGAGCAGGTGGGGGCAGGGGACTTTCCCTACTCGGAGCCAGAAACCCGAGCCATTGGAGAATTTCTGCGCACTCACCGCAACATCAACGGCTTTGTTACCTATCACACCTCCTCGGCGGTTCACATTCGTGCCTACGCCACCCACCCGGATGAGCATTACCCCCCCGAAGATCTGGATATTCACAAGCTGATTGGCGAAAAAGCCACCGAGATCACCGGCTACCCAACTATTTCCGGTTATCATCACTTCCGCTATCACCCGAAAAAAGTTAGCCACGGCAACTTCAACAGCTACGCCTACGATGCCTTTGGTTGGTATGGATTCACGACAGAACTGTGGGATTTGCCCACCGAAGCGGGGGTGGAGAAGAAAGATTTCATCCAGTGGTTTCGCTGGCACCCGGAAGCGGATGATTTGAAGATGTTGAAGTGGAATGATCAAGTCCTGGGAGGACGGGGTTTTATCGACTGGCAGCCGTTCGAACACCCACAGTTAGGCCCGGTGGAAATTGGCGGTTGGGATTACAAAGCAGTTTGGCAGAATGTACCCCCAGAATTGTTGCCGGAGCTGTGTGAAAAACATTGCCGCTTTGCCATTGCCCATGCTTTGATGTCGCCCCGCTTGGCACTAGCTCGCAGCGAAGTTCACCCCCTCGGAAAAACTGCTGACGGATCCCAATGTTTATTTCGGGTGGTGGTGCAATACGAAAATCAAGGGTTCTTACCCACCTATACCAGCCAAAAAGCACTGGAACGCAAAGCCGTTCGCCCGATTCAAGTCAGTCTTGATTTGCCCGAGGGATCCCGTTTAATCATGGGATCCCAGCAGCAGGAAATTGGCCATTTGGAGGGCCGCTCTAACAAAGCCTACGGGGAAATCATGTCTTCTAGCGCAGGCATTGACTATCGCCGCAAGGTGGAATGGGTGATCCAGGCGCCTGAGGGCAGTTCCCTAGAGATTGTTGCCCAAGCGGAGCGGGCTGGAACGGTGCGCACTCAGTTGTTGTTGGAGAGCTGA